Proteins encoded together in one Lathyrus oleraceus cultivar Zhongwan6 chromosome 5, CAAS_Psat_ZW6_1.0, whole genome shotgun sequence window:
- the LOC127084203 gene encoding EPIDERMAL PATTERNING FACTOR-like protein 2 — protein MSITSKMSLHSSHKYSQRIIFICLILFASSSFFTPSIFMAQGRTISNLNEVAKNGVEEHESVIVEKVQIGSKPPKCEKRCKSCVECEAVQVPIVPSKVQNHRSHYYSAAYSSRGDGLSNYKPISWKCKCGDNFFNP, from the exons ATGAGCATAACTAGTAAAATGAGTCTCCACAGTTCCCACAAATATAGCCAAAGAATCATCTTCATTTGCCTCATTCTCTTTGCTTCATCTTCTTTCTTCACTCCTTCCATTTTCATGGCTCAAG GAAGAACAATTTCCAATCTCAATGAAGTTGCAAAG AATGGTGTGGAAGAACATGAATCAGTAATAGTAGAAAAAGTTCAAATAGGATCAAAACCTCCAAAGTGTGAAAAAAGATGCAAAAGTTGTGTGGAATGTGAAGCAGTTCAAGTACCTATTGTACCATCAAAAGTTCAAAACCATAGAAGCCATTATTATTCAGCAGCTTATTCATCAAGAGGGGATGGTCTTTCAAACTACAAACCTATAAGCTGGAAGTGCAAATGTGGGGACAACTTTTTCAACCCTTAG